A region of the Amphiprion ocellaris isolate individual 3 ecotype Okinawa chromosome 22, ASM2253959v1, whole genome shotgun sequence genome:
gaaaacaaggaaaattaaccctcctgttgtcctcatttatgggcaccaaaaaaatattgtttccttgtctgaaaaaaatccaaaaattcagcaataaatccccaaatttctgaaaatttgcaaaaccttcaggaagaaaattccaataattccttaaaagtttcccttagaagtttttttttaaatcccccaaatttgacaagaaaattcttgtaaatattttcaaaaaatttgtgaaaatcttccaaaaaaatctaaaaatatctaaagtgattacatatttatcagtaaaacttgtaatgttttatttaagaacattcacaaaaattgtttttaaatagttgatttttgtgaatgttcttaagaaacacttttaacattttttccaacaaaaaatgtttaaagatttcctaaaaatgttgaaaatatggacatcagaagtttcactgtgaaaatatattttttctccacattttcaaacgttaaaacgggtcaatttttacccacaggacgacatgagggttaatataGAATTGAACTaaacaatgcagaaaaaaagctaaataattaCTGTTCTCTGGAGTCCATAACTgcatatttttatactttttgtgAAGATTAAAGTAAACTTGAGTGGTTTTGGTGGGTTTTTTAACTTGTGACAAAGCCTTGTTAgctgtttctttgtttcctgTCTATATGCTAAGCTAATTAGCTAATTGCTCCTGTAAGTGTTAAAAGTCGTCGGCTCATCTCTTCAGGGCAGTGGGTCAGGGGGCTTACAATTCTGTAATGTTCTAATAGTTTGCTGTGCTTATATTTTGCTGTCTTCTGTGGTAGTACCTTACCACAATGGCAGGACAGTTTTTCTGTCAGCTGTTATTTCAGCTTGGCACACAACGCAGACCCGCGCGCCTACTCTCGGTGTTGCGATTAAAAAGGTCGTAACAGAAACAACGAGAGACCGGAACTAACATCTGGGACACTGAGCGTGGcaataatgaaacacaaaataataactttcaaataatccatgaaaTAAGATTCAAGacacaacataaaaaacatcaaactaataaacaaaataaagtaaatgtaaatgaacaTAATCATACATAAATCCAATGCTACACTCCATATCGACTGCTGAAACATGACAGAACAATGTTGATATTCTCATGTGGCAAGAAAGTAAGCGTTTTTCAGCCAGCCTGTTGTTATAGTagtttttctctatttctcTGTTGTGTTAGCCATTTATACACACGATCACTGCAAATAAATGTTTGCTAAATATCTATTATTATCCAGTGTACCCCTGAAAGCGATACAGTTTCCAATGAGCCTTGTTATAATGCACAGCAATAATaatcatatgacaaagtatCAAATATATATCACAAAGCCCAGGTCTTAGTGCCCTGTCAGACACCTAAAGGTACTGTAACCTACAGGATTAAAGCATATGGATGAACATCAAAGAATAGAACATGAAGCTCTCTGTAGCTTTCGTCACAAACATTCTCGGCTTTGCTCTGATCTAACAATAAGCTCCAATTATCAAGCAGCTGCCACTCACAGCTCAGTGTTTTGCTTGAAGCTCTGCAGATCCAAAGAAAATCTCAAGTGTAGGAAGGTGATACACAGTCATCTAACGACTTCATCCCCTTCATGGTATTTATACACACAGCATAAATCTATTTTAGCTATTAGCACTTCATAGCAGTATACAGTGAATTTCATCACCTTATAACTGGAATATTGAAACCTGTCCTCAGTTATTATTACAGTAAGTACATCTGTTTAATCCAATACAGTTTAGAATGTAATCTAATATCGCCAACATGCAACTGTAAAGCCTGTAATGTTCACTTCTGTTTGTCAGAGCTACTGATTGAACTCAATGctcattttaaaagctgcagatAACAGAAGAGTTAATTTTAGAGTGCATTATACTAAAACtcctttaatattttaataacttAAACTAATAACTTTACTGACTTCATCTTATCTCTAGGTGAATAAATGGACCATGTTCATGTTTGGCATAATGTACTGAGTCCAGCTGTCCAGGAAATTCCAACTGTATGGACGTCTCAAGGGATCTATTTAGACTATTTTTATGTCCTGGGTTGTTTTGGCTTCATCCACCGAGGTTATGTGAAGATAAAGATCTGGACATATTCACTGAGTCCACATACAGGACTACATGCTGGGACATACCGTTTTATGAATTGGTTTAAATATCACAGAGTAAATAAAAGTTTTCTATGAAAGCAGCGCTCTCTAGTGGTTCAATGCAGAACTACAACGTCTATTGAAGTGAAATATACTATGAACCGTTTTCTGGTTCAGTTTGAAGgatttaatttgcatttatCAGATTTCAGATGAAAAGTGGGATGTTGGTGGCCATTTTCACTTTCAGAGaatgaaaaaagtgatttttaaaaatggtttcaGTCACATAATTATGTCTTTCTTAACCAAACACAGACTCAGCTTAACCTTTGATCCGCAATTCTTGCTTGAATTAGAAATCAGACTATTAGACAAGCTAGCCTAATTCAATAAACAATCCTCTTGAATTTTATTGAGTTTACAggttaaattgttgtttttctgtctctctaatAATACGTCACAATAATAAACACTGAGGAGAACAACAGAACAGACAACCAACAGTGAAATCTGTAGTAAttaacatcattttttaaaaaatagattccCTCCTATTGTAACCATTACTAACATTTTTTATGTGATATATAAGGTCTATACAGCTCCATCTTATCTGTTTGGTTACAACATATAACTCTAGCTATAAATGACTCATGGAGAATGTTCAACTATTCCGTTATCAGCTCTGAAAGTGATGTGACAACTGGTCAAACGAGACAGATGTGGCCTATTTTAACCTGTGAGTCAACGGTTCCACATGTTGCTCTTCCAGTCCTGCAGCAGTAAGCCTGTGTTTACAGCAATGACCGCAGTGCCAACTGTTGTCTGGCCCACGTTTGACTGTCAGTACCTATAATTAGCCATCCTCTCAACATTTTCTCCTATTATTATAGTTTTATTAAATAAcctttgtttgatttttcatCTCATTCACCTCACTTAACCAGGTCATAGGGTTGAAATTTCctttttcagaataaaaactagaaaagaaaGCCGCATAATTACAGTAACAGTAACAAATAGAAAGCAAACAATACGCACAGGCATTGACTGCAGATTACTGTCAGTCATGACaccatgaaaaatgaaacagctTGTTGGCTGTATTAGAAattcagaaaattttaaaagctAGCGACTCAAGTTGCAATAACATTTGTTTCCTTTCAGCTAAATTTAGGAATAGCTTATTCGTGCAAAGTCAATCATATATTTTGTTCAGgttcatttaaccctcgtgtcatcccaaaattgacccgtttgaaaatgtggcaaaaaaacacagtttcacagtgaaacttctgatgtccacattttcaacatttttgtgaaatctttgaacattttttggtggaaaaaacaaatgttaaaaatgtttcttaagaacattcacaaaaaaatctataaaatcaAAAACTCAATATTGTATTCttgaatattttgtttgttggagTGTTGTGGGTATAATCTGACTTAAAGGGCCATAACCCAAATAATATCCCAGGGTTTCAAACTAGTCTGAGCCCGCATACATCTGGTTATATAACAGGCTAACCAACTTTAACCCCAGGTATGGTTTATACCCCAGGTAGGGAATATATCTTGGTATGTTAAAAATAGCataattaaaagaatcaaacaaGATTAAGGTAGAAGTAACCATAAAAAAGTTAAAGCTTTAaggtaaattacattttttctggcaaacaacataaacaaacaggGAATAACTATTGTTTGCATCACGTGGGCATCATTTATCcaattgtacaaaaaacaacGTGATATTATGCTATAATTTTAAGCTTGTCTTATTTATGATAACGCTCACATTCCCAGTTTAAAATTTTGCCTGCCTTATTTGTACAATGCAAGGAAGGATGTGCTCTTTCTTCCCTTAAAAGGGCATATCCAGGAATGTAACGCAGGCAGGGGAGTGTTTGTGGAAGTTACACCTTTTCCACCGGGGGGTGTGAATATagataaatgaatttaaatacagattttaatggaaaaacttTGATTATATTCTACgtttttgtttgtaaaaaaataataaggtTTAGAATTTAGTCATAAAAATTTAACAATTGTTCGTCAAATGAGTAATATTGGATTAATACTTGGCAATCACCCCTATTCTCCATGGTTGGTTTGTTCCGATGTTTTGTACGGAACCCAGCAGTATTATGAGGAAGTGAAGGGCGGTGGTTGAGAAAAAGCAGCACCGGACTAGCTGACGAGTAACTGGTCGTTGTCAGGTAAGACCGTCTTttagttttacatttctgtattaGCTAGCTACATTTTAAATGCCCCACTAACTATATAACGCACCGATATCCCCATTGTCGGATGTTTACATCTAAATAACACACTAACTCACTGTTTTTGGCGCTCGATTGATTGCGTTGAAAACACGGCTAACTGTTAGCTGCGCGGCTAACGACTCGACAGCAGACGCAAGGATACCAAATTGCTTGATTGATGGTAGACGCTTAttcacaatttttacagttagTTAATAGCTTTCTGAATTGAAAACATGCACGTAAAGCCGTCTCTCTTTAGCGGCAGCTCGGTGTTTAATGTTAACGTTTAATGTAGCTCAAGCTAGGCCGCAAACCATTAATACCGTGCAGGTATTTAATGCTTCGTTGATAGGTGTAGTGGCAAAACTAGGTTTTCAAGCTCACTACCTCGATGGTTAACTAATTTTATGAAAAGTTAAGTGTTAGTTTGGGTGGTTTGCACGGTGCTGAACCCTGGCAAAATGTTAGAGTAGCAATAACTGTATTTATCTTgaaaatatgtatgtttttatttgacgGAACTGGGAGTTAATCAGtcaaaagacactaaatgaagCAACACTGATCGTGAAAATGAGTAAATTGTTGGTAACTTTATAACAAATATGATAAAATGTTGCCAGCATCTTGAATGTAAGaagttgttgcttttattttagtgcaaattGACTGTTTTGACCATTGGTTAAATTAAGAAAGtactttaaaaatgctgcatttggggaacacaacatttaaatttGTACTTCTTAATGTTTATGTAGCCCATGAACTTACCAGTGTCCCAGATAATATCAACATATCTACAGTGCATCAGGCCCTGCTTTCTTTAATACTTACTAAGCCAGCTAAGTCCATTTTCCATCAACACTGAATGGCAAAAATGTAGTAGTCTGTCAACAAGAAGATGTGAATGTAGAACAGGTCGACTCCACCGTCAGGATATGTCCTGATAAGGGCATCTGTCCTCACATCAGTAATTTTCCTGCCCGCATTGAAGCCAGTGAGCAGATCAACCCAGAAAGATgaggaacatttccatttaTAGCTCAGTGAGGGACACTACACTGGGGATTCACTGCCAGAGAATTAAATTACTCTGCCACTGTGCTGTGAACATGGCTGACGAAATCTTATTTTGAGCAACAACATGATCTACTTTACCTGTGATCAGACTGGCTCATTATCTGCCATTGGTACTGTCAACTTCTGTCTGTCCTATCTCATCTTTTCATTCATATCTGAAGTGTCCACCTGCAAATTTGCTGCTTCCTAGAAATATATAATAAGTTAGGAATGATAGGAATAGGATTGCAGTCATTTCTCTTAATATAAGCCTTAAAATCCAAAGCAGCTCATAAGCATTGAGCTCAAAGGTCCTAGAAACAGACCATGTTAGgcattttgcttgaaaaattatCTAAGCGGTCACATTTACCAAAAAgttttgaattttgttttctgttggctAACATCTAATGAGTAGGAGCTGAACTAatcctttcatttatttaaaaaaaatgtctcattaaGTCTGTAATTTCCTTATTTAGTCTCAAGGACCATGTAGAAGAAAGTATAACAATGTAATTATCTACATATTTGCTTTCTCCTTATCTAAGAAAGAACTGTGTAAATGTAGCAGTGCTGCCAAGCTTCACTGAACTTTTGTTTAACCCAAAAATATGATTTACACGTGACATTAATAATGTTCGTCTTAAGCAATAAGCTCTCCTCTAAAAATACCAAGCAGCACAAGAATATATAACATACCgtctctgttttctttacttccacagaaataaaacattcacaATGTCTAGCAAAAGGGCTAAGGGAAAGACCACGAAGAAGCGCCCTCAGCGCGCAACTTCCAATGTCTTCGCCATGTTTGACCAGTCTCAGATTCAGGAGTTCAAGGAGGCCTTCAACATGATCGATCAGAACCGTGATGGGTTTGTGGACAAAGAGGATCTTCACGACATGCTGGCTTCACTGGGTGAGTCTCTGAGACTGTCAGGATGAGCTGGAACCAGATCACAAATATGTCAGGATGAAGATGGAATCCATTCAGCTGTTGAGTCAGTTGGGTGTGCCCACAGGCCAGCATATTTAAATCTTCAGCAGTTAATGTCACTTTGAAGTATAACCACTTATACAGTTGAAACCTTTTAGTTAGTTTAGAAACATGAGTTGTCAAAAAATCTAAGTCATCTATAGAAAGGTGCAGTTTTTGAAGTAACATTGATTAAGAAGCACAGAAAATGGGGTGGTTTTGTGACGTGTTCATACCaatgctgctgcttttagaAACGCCAATGAAAACAAGTAGTGTAGTTTGAAGTAGAGCCTGGATTATCTGGAGgaattttacaggaaaacaaacatagaTGGCATCTTTGCCTTTTAATTTTAAGCGCATCATATCTGTTTGTTAATACAggaaaaaacccaactgatgaGTACCTGGAGGCCATGATGAATGAAGCTCCTGGACCCATCAACTTCACCATGTTCCTCACCATGTTTGGAGAGAAGCTCAATGGCACAGACCCTGAGGATGTGATCAGAAATGCGTTCGCTTGCTTCGATGAGGAGGGGACAGGTAAGTTCTCAGTTTGTCAGAACAAAATTTCTGGTCATTTATCCTTCTAGCTGTGAAACTTTTACTGTTTGAAAATGAATAGGAAAATAATACCTTAAAATAACTAATATTGTGCCTTATTttgttttagttgattttatGTTGCTTATAATCCTTAAATATTGTTGTAAATGTAAACTTGAGTTAAAGTACCTTGAGTTAGCACTGTGCATGAAAGGTTACAGCTGACCTTTGTAAAGACAAATGGTTTCTTAAAGATTgtgattttgtcatttgaagcagattctggtgtttttattcttttttttgtgccttCTTATCTGACTTTACTGCTTTCCTCTGCAGGTTTCATTCAGGAAGATTATCTCAGAGAGCTGCTCACAACAATGGGTGACCGGTTTACAGATGAGGAGGTGGACGAGCTCTTCAGGGAGGCTCCCATTGACAAGAAGAGTAACTTCAACTATGTGGAGTTCACGCGCATCTTAAAGCATGGTGCCAAGGATAAGGACGATTAAAGAACCACACCAGCGTTTTCCTCTGACTCCCCTCCGCCTCTCTGCCGTCAGCTAGATCACCGTTGCTGCATGTCTCAACTCTCCAGTAAAAACTCAGTTTTACACAAACCAAAGCAATAACTATcctctctgtttgctgtgaactTCCAGTACTGCCAAATTTCCACATCTCTGATGAgaagaatttttgtcatgtaaagATGTGAAGTGGCAGCACTTTGGAAGCTCTAAGGGATAAATCTTTGCAACTCTTGTGATCGGGTTTAgctgaatttttacattttataatataaactttttaaataaagccCTATATCAAGTTGTACTTTGCGGTTTCCCTTCcataaatgaaaactgaaataagtgttgcattattttgtctttattttccccTGGGGctacaagaaaatattttatccactttttttttctctcctctggaGCTTGTTGAGTTTTGACAAGTCTGAGCTCCCTCCTCACTAAATTCATTGAACATGTGCTGACTCGCACAAAGTGAATTCTTTCTGTTTAAGGGCAAAGCACAGAATTTACAGAACGACTCTGAAACCTGGAAGGCTGTGAGGTAAAACTGCTGAAATACTATAATCACCTGTATGTGGTGGTGAGATATGTCATACAGGGGAGTGTCCTTGTGTAACATTACTTATATAACCAACATgttaaacacacagacatgataAAAGTTTTCTCATCCAGTCGTTACATCGTTTTCCAGCCGTTCATTAAGTCTATTTTCCTTTTATAGATACTTTTCAAAACAGCATTTGATTGGATTGGTCTCCAGATACAAACATTTCAAGAAGACCAAATCCTGATTATTAGTGTTTTACATGAGATCATACATCACAATCCCGGTGGCTAGAGAATAGCAAGCAGTAAAACCGCCTGTGTGGGATCACTGagatattagatttttttgaaaagagcactaaaacaaaaacctccgcttttggtttttaatttcctttaaatAGTCAGACccacaataaaaaaacatccaaacaggCATTCATATTTGACGTgtcttaaataataaaatgtccagtggtaaaagaaagaaaacagtcaaAGGTTTCTATTTCAAGAGAAaccagctttacaaactcttaGGAGCTACAATCTGTGATTATTGTTGCTCGAATGATTTTATCATTGTAATTACTATGCAGTGGTAACAGTTAAAGttaaatatgtattattttgctTCCTATTGACAGCTGTTTAGGCAATTGGGACAAAAgcttttttaaactaaaaaagttACTAAACTGAAAAGCTCAAGAAGCATACTAGTATCTACTCTATCTTCTGAATCCATGTGACAGTAAAGCCAGTtgtgcaaaatataaataaatgtataaacaaTACATGAGACCCTTATGATTTGACCAACATTAAAGTTCAattaaatttagcattttttttcatgacagATATCCCAATCCTACTAAACAGTTATGAACTACACATGTAAAACAATATAATAGAGTTCTATTATCATTTGCATTTCTACATAACAGTACAGGTAcactggatattttttttgttgcattttttcgAGTCAGCTTTATATACAGACCCTTTCCAAAAATTAGAATACCAtggaaaactttatttttttccataattccattaaaaaaactaaactttcaTAGATTATAGATTCAGGGCCcacaatttaaatgatttcaagtatttgtttctttttacataatttgggcTTCCAGCTCGTAAAACCCACGAAAACAGGAattcaaaaaattagaatactgTGAAGAAATCAGCCCAAATTTTGCAGGGCATGAATGTTTTAAACTGAGTGTCACACACTAATCATCTACTAAACTCAGAGCACCTGCACAGGTTTCCCCAGGTGTCATTAAATTGTTTCAGTTTGGTTCAATTTTCTAAGTTTGGTTCAAT
Encoded here:
- the myl12.1 gene encoding myosin, light chain 12, genome duplicate 1, which produces MSSKRAKGKTTKKRPQRATSNVFAMFDQSQIQEFKEAFNMIDQNRDGFVDKEDLHDMLASLGKNPTDEYLEAMMNEAPGPINFTMFLTMFGEKLNGTDPEDVIRNAFACFDEEGTGFIQEDYLRELLTTMGDRFTDEEVDELFREAPIDKKSNFNYVEFTRILKHGAKDKDD